Proteins from a single region of Bdellovibrio bacteriovorus HD100:
- a CDS encoding Maf family protein has product MPQKQLILASTSKYRQELLSRLAYSYSAQAPLVDEEKEKDPSLAPQALAEKLADLKAASLKAADKVVIGGDQLVSFEGRIIGKAHTPERAIEQLMSMQGKTHDLITAICVYDGDKKIAYTDITRMHMKKMTRAQIERYVQLDNPIDCAGSYKIEKHGIMLFDKIESQDFTAIQGLPLIELGKILENANL; this is encoded by the coding sequence ACCTCGAAATACCGCCAAGAGCTTCTTTCTCGATTGGCTTACAGCTATTCCGCCCAGGCGCCTTTGGTTGATGAAGAAAAAGAAAAAGACCCGTCCCTGGCGCCCCAGGCCCTGGCAGAAAAACTGGCGGATCTGAAAGCCGCAAGCCTGAAGGCCGCAGACAAAGTGGTCATTGGCGGAGACCAGCTGGTGTCTTTTGAAGGCCGCATTATCGGCAAAGCCCACACCCCGGAACGCGCCATCGAGCAGCTGATGTCCATGCAGGGAAAAACCCACGACCTGATCACCGCGATCTGCGTGTATGACGGCGACAAAAAAATCGCCTATACCGACATCACCCGCATGCACATGAAGAAAATGACCCGGGCGCAGATCGAACGCTATGTCCAGCTGGACAACCCGATTGATTGTGCCGGCAGCTATAAAATTGAAAAACACGGCATCATGCTGTTTGATAAAATCGAAAGCCAGGATTTCACCGCCATCCAAGGATTGCCCTTGATCGAGCTTGGCAAAATATTAGAGAATGCAAACCTATGA
- a CDS encoding cytidine deaminase, with amino-acid sequence MNDTQKKLFEAACKAQKKAHAPYSDALIGAAVLMSDGQIFNGCNVENASYGGTVCAERVAIFKAVSEGAQKLIKEVLVVSDAEKPWPPCGFCRQVIAEFANEHTVIHTANLQGKIKTFQFPEIFPEAFTPKHLD; translated from the coding sequence ATGAACGATACACAGAAAAAACTATTTGAAGCCGCCTGCAAAGCACAGAAAAAAGCCCACGCCCCGTATTCCGACGCCCTGATTGGCGCCGCAGTGTTGATGAGTGATGGACAGATTTTTAATGGCTGCAACGTCGAAAATGCCTCTTACGGCGGCACCGTGTGTGCTGAACGTGTGGCTATCTTTAAGGCGGTCAGCGAAGGCGCACAAAAACTGATCAAGGAAGTGCTGGTTGTCAGCGACGCTGAAAAACCATGGCCACCTTGTGGATTCTGCCGTCAGGTGATTGCAGAATTTGCCAACGAACATACGGTAATTCACACCGCGAATCTGCAGGGTAAAATCAAGACCTTCCAGTTCCCGGAAATCTTCCCCGAAGCCTTTACTCCAAAGCATTTGGATTAG
- a CDS encoding substrate-binding periplasmic protein, with the protein MPLLVLVLFLFSPWAEARKVVFASDPYPPFIYEEKGEAKGTAIEALEKILDIPRKDIEVRIIPWKRALKAAEQGRVDIIGPMQIDHKKDYLLFTKKVFHSEEAVWTLASSQYLSQLDWKTTEELRNHNLGYVLGYEYAEPFGTYLKSPLAKKVEVQDVIQGMRKLLSGEISLFICNTQVLEFYAKNEGIPLKTFKRVGPPIIEEFGVFGISHKARLARDLEKINARIMKLPPAAKSGLN; encoded by the coding sequence ATGCCATTGCTAGTGCTGGTTTTATTTCTTTTTTCCCCGTGGGCAGAGGCCAGGAAAGTGGTCTTTGCCTCTGATCCTTATCCGCCGTTCATCTATGAGGAAAAGGGCGAAGCCAAAGGCACAGCCATTGAGGCTCTGGAAAAAATCCTGGACATCCCCCGCAAGGACATCGAAGTTCGCATCATTCCCTGGAAGCGCGCTCTGAAGGCCGCCGAACAAGGGCGCGTTGACATTATCGGTCCGATGCAGATCGACCACAAAAAAGACTATCTACTTTTCACCAAAAAAGTTTTTCATTCTGAAGAGGCCGTATGGACCCTGGCTTCCAGCCAGTACTTGAGTCAGCTTGACTGGAAGACCACCGAAGAACTGCGCAATCACAATCTGGGGTATGTCCTGGGCTATGAATACGCCGAGCCTTTCGGCACTTACCTGAAGTCCCCGCTGGCCAAAAAAGTCGAGGTTCAGGATGTGATTCAGGGAATGCGCAAGCTGCTCTCCGGCGAAATCAGCCTGTTCATCTGCAACACGCAGGTGCTGGAGTTTTACGCCAAAAACGAAGGCATTCCGCTGAAAACATTCAAGCGTGTCGGCCCGCCGATTATTGAAGAATTTGGAGTCTTTGGAATTTCTCACAAAGCCCGACTGGCGCGGGATCTGGAAAAGATCAACGCGCGCATCATGAAACTGCCACCGGCGGCAAAGTCCGGATTGAACTAA
- a CDS encoding endonuclease/exonuclease/phosphatase family protein, whose amino-acid sequence MKIKAWLLGGALLMSAQAFAEQYWVPDNRPPRFCLQNFNAYGPVYAKGIEERTGRMTALLQGIPKCDVVHLQEVWNDSQINQIENDLKRQYSISAPNKEERIGVMSLFMGDVKGTETHAFAVNNEGGVLDSVREALNVRKAFHVVKSGFFGIDEDFYFINTHLHPTSEAVRLTQVMDLLRWRMKHQDLKMLLSGDFNANVDSVERGFVMATLATRDAMEDAMGGYPKKGYCTYCARNPLGWLFSDQVFDYIFYSNVGQSATTLQVLDGQVNMQGTPRRPLSDHYGVRVEFSVDPKTSETNALGLELRRSYALDNFAKAEKILAAAKEPEFKPYLEALRKMTEQLQTKSGAFWNYFSSFR is encoded by the coding sequence ATGAAAATAAAAGCATGGTTATTGGGTGGTGCCCTACTGATGTCGGCTCAGGCATTTGCCGAGCAATATTGGGTTCCGGACAACCGTCCTCCAAGATTCTGTCTGCAGAATTTCAATGCCTATGGTCCCGTTTACGCCAAGGGAATCGAAGAGCGCACAGGGCGCATGACAGCACTTTTGCAGGGCATCCCCAAGTGTGACGTCGTTCACTTGCAGGAAGTCTGGAATGATTCACAAATCAATCAAATCGAAAATGATCTGAAAAGACAATACAGCATCAGTGCCCCGAACAAGGAAGAACGCATCGGCGTGATGTCCCTGTTCATGGGGGATGTGAAAGGCACCGAAACCCATGCCTTTGCGGTGAACAACGAAGGTGGGGTGCTGGACTCGGTTCGCGAGGCGCTCAATGTGCGCAAAGCCTTCCACGTCGTGAAATCCGGGTTCTTTGGCATCGACGAGGACTTTTATTTTATCAATACTCATTTGCATCCAACCTCGGAAGCTGTGCGCTTGACGCAAGTGATGGATTTGTTGCGCTGGCGCATGAAACATCAGGATCTGAAGATGCTTTTGTCCGGTGATTTCAATGCCAATGTCGACAGTGTTGAGCGGGGCTTTGTGATGGCGACCCTGGCCACGCGGGATGCCATGGAAGATGCCATGGGCGGATATCCTAAAAAAGGATACTGCACCTACTGCGCACGAAACCCCTTGGGATGGTTGTTCAGTGATCAGGTTTTTGACTACATCTTTTATTCTAACGTTGGTCAGTCTGCGACAACATTACAGGTGCTGGACGGGCAGGTGAACATGCAGGGGACTCCACGTCGTCCTTTGTCAGATCACTATGGTGTGCGGGTGGAGTTCTCGGTGGATCCGAAAACTTCTGAAACCAATGCTCTGGGGCTGGAACTTCGCAGGTCTTATGCGCTGGACAACTTTGCCAAGGCTGAAAAAATCCTGGCGGCGGCGAAAGAACCCGAATTTAAACCCTACCTTGAGGCTTTGCGCAAAATGACCGAACAGCTGCAGACCAAGTCCGGCGCGTTCTGGAATTACTTCTCAAGCTTCCGTTAG
- a CDS encoding SurA N-terminal domain-containing protein: protein MSENMADKMKRGINAKSVTAMVIFGAIIMVFVFFGMPGQMGAGVGSVARVNNTLISLADFQQEENRIQQYYQNLFGNQMDFGSQRQLLRQQALENLVRMELVSQAAQKSGILATDAEVRDFIVKDIPFFQQNGMFQKDFYMRYIEQTRTTPANFEDKVRKDISNVRTRALFELATQPTAVELKKIQDLRAAKINVLFVKIDSEAATKALTKEKADAAIKALDEALVKGDEAAVNAQLKELKATWEETGLVELGSETFPKITSSVATEAVFELSKTEPLLKRLVRDGNSKYVLKLKESKVEEVKTLEPMSAEMMQKRRGDGMFEAWINMFRSKSHVTMNTQALQLN, encoded by the coding sequence ATGAGCGAAAATATGGCAGATAAGATGAAGCGCGGAATCAACGCGAAGAGCGTGACAGCGATGGTGATTTTCGGTGCCATCATTATGGTTTTCGTCTTCTTCGGTATGCCCGGTCAGATGGGTGCGGGCGTGGGTTCTGTGGCTCGCGTGAACAACACTTTGATCTCTCTGGCGGACTTCCAGCAGGAAGAAAACCGCATCCAGCAGTACTATCAAAACCTGTTCGGCAATCAAATGGACTTTGGCTCTCAGCGTCAGTTGCTGCGCCAGCAAGCGCTTGAGAATCTGGTGCGCATGGAGCTTGTGTCCCAGGCTGCTCAAAAGAGCGGCATTTTGGCGACAGACGCGGAAGTTCGCGACTTTATCGTGAAAGACATCCCGTTCTTCCAGCAAAACGGCATGTTCCAGAAAGACTTCTACATGCGTTATATCGAACAAACCCGCACCACTCCGGCTAACTTTGAAGATAAAGTCCGTAAAGACATCTCCAATGTTCGCACGCGTGCGCTGTTCGAATTGGCAACTCAGCCAACAGCGGTGGAGCTGAAAAAGATCCAGGATCTGCGCGCGGCGAAGATCAACGTTCTTTTTGTGAAAATCGACTCTGAAGCGGCAACCAAGGCTTTGACTAAAGAAAAAGCCGACGCTGCAATCAAAGCTTTGGATGAAGCTCTGGTAAAAGGTGATGAAGCTGCCGTTAACGCGCAACTGAAAGAACTGAAAGCAACTTGGGAAGAAACCGGCCTGGTGGAACTGGGTTCAGAGACCTTCCCGAAAATCACCAGCTCTGTGGCGACGGAAGCAGTCTTTGAGTTGAGCAAAACCGAGCCGCTGTTGAAGCGTCTGGTTCGTGACGGCAACAGCAAGTACGTATTGAAGCTTAAAGAAAGCAAAGTGGAAGAAGTGAAAACTCTGGAGCCAATGTCTGCAGAGATGATGCAAAAACGTCGTGGCGACGGCATGTTTGAGGCCTGGATCAATATGTTCCGTTCCAAGTCCCACGTGACTATGAACACTCAAGCTTTGCAGTTGAACTAA
- the mreC gene encoding rod shape-determining protein MreC: protein MRNINTAKPKDPERRDALGASKRFAGLLLLVLKKEERPLNFFNFDLKKLVMIGIVLALPLISINMQQRPQESNWLAKPFSLLGSAVSESFYGFSSGVKGTTAMYLDLINIKKHNEHLTSTNNELQARLEKMNELLIENDRLRGLLTFKEQTKMSLMAAQVIGRDLVIDHNTITINKGTQDGLKAGQAVITTGGVLGYIFKPDTFTSHVMLITDRYAVVDGIVQRTRAHGIVEGKSQYTSSLQLKYVERTEDVQEGDLVVTGGLDNIFPKGFPVAVVESVEKKTFSVSLKVDLRPVVDPYKVEEVFIVLQGNNEDFGDKFAPASATAETPADGSAPAAAATSAATPAATPAATPAATPAAVKPAATPAAKPAATPKPQENRQ, encoded by the coding sequence TTGAGAAATATTAATACAGCGAAGCCAAAAGACCCTGAACGACGCGATGCTTTGGGCGCTTCTAAACGCTTTGCTGGACTGCTTTTACTGGTTTTAAAAAAAGAGGAACGACCTTTGAATTTCTTCAACTTTGATCTCAAGAAACTTGTGATGATAGGGATTGTCCTGGCACTGCCACTGATTTCGATCAACATGCAGCAGCGTCCTCAGGAATCCAACTGGCTGGCAAAACCATTCAGCCTTCTGGGAAGCGCGGTTTCTGAATCCTTCTATGGCTTCAGCTCCGGCGTTAAAGGCACCACAGCCATGTATCTTGATCTTATCAACATCAAGAAACACAATGAGCACCTGACCAGCACCAACAATGAACTTCAGGCACGTCTTGAAAAAATGAACGAGCTGCTGATCGAAAACGACCGCCTGCGCGGTCTTTTGACGTTCAAAGAACAAACCAAAATGTCCCTGATGGCAGCCCAAGTCATCGGCCGGGACCTGGTGATTGATCACAACACCATCACCATCAACAAAGGAACCCAGGACGGCCTGAAAGCCGGCCAGGCGGTGATCACCACCGGCGGGGTTCTGGGTTACATCTTTAAACCCGACACATTCACTTCCCACGTCATGCTGATCACCGACCGCTATGCGGTGGTGGATGGTATCGTGCAAAGAACCCGGGCCCACGGGATTGTCGAGGGCAAATCCCAGTACACCAGCAGCCTGCAGCTGAAATACGTGGAAAGAACCGAAGACGTTCAGGAAGGCGACCTGGTCGTGACCGGCGGCCTTGACAACATCTTCCCGAAAGGCTTCCCGGTGGCGGTGGTTGAATCCGTTGAAAAGAAAACTTTCAGTGTCTCCCTGAAAGTCGACCTGCGCCCGGTGGTGGATCCTTACAAAGTCGAAGAGGTCTTCATCGTGCTTCAGGGTAACAACGAAGATTTTGGCGACAAGTTCGCGCCTGCGTCCGCAACTGCTGAAACTCCGGCGGACGGGTCCGCTCCTGCTGCCGCGGCGACTTCGGCTGCGACACCTGCTGCGACACCGGCGGCCACTCCAGCTGCAACTCCTGCGGCGGTGAAGCCTGCAGCGACTCCGGCCGCAAAACCAGCGGCGACTCCTAAACCTCAGGAGAACAGACAGTGA
- the mrdA gene encoding penicillin-binding protein 2: protein MSTYVSNPDEAKEYLGRYKIFYFAIGFALTIFTMRLWYLQIISGNELREFSEKNRIKQNKITAPRGLMLDRDGKVLVENLPGFEAILSPQYIESLDELAKTVGPVLGMEPDKVVLKVQKSRRQNGPFAQIRLKENLSREEVFRLKRMRLDTPGLEIRESIVRFYPLRENGAQLFGYVGEISKRQLPVLNDLYKGALKFDQGDIIGKSGLEETLERDIRGSDGVSFIQVDAHGRETVTQTPNIYGEQIKDMTPVHGNNAILTIDRDIQEAAFKSFMSLNRIGAVVAMRTNGEILAWVSTPSFDPNEFSTGISAQTWSKLINDPFKPLRNKVIQDHNAPGSTFKPLVAVPALQEKVITPTTIVSAPGVFYFGRRPYHDHLKGGHGNITVFEALERSSNVFFYKMGIALGVDKMFDYISLLGIGQKTGIELAREVSGTMPNSAWKKSTVGEEWQPGENLSTAIGQGFVNVTPLSMAIAYNAIGTEGKVVKPFLLRKIIDQDGKVLRENFPQVVRDLQQTQPNGVHISAETFKTVKEGMRRVANGERGTAKRYKVPGVQMAGKTGTAQVMGFSADQIYAKCESRPIHMRHHGWFIAFAPADNPEITIAALAEHSCHGSSGAAPIVRDIVEAYFMKYHPEVIEAALKATGGKRAQAPAAAPEIEGE, encoded by the coding sequence ATGAGTACATACGTCAGTAATCCGGATGAGGCAAAAGAGTACCTTGGCCGGTACAAGATCTTTTATTTCGCCATCGGCTTTGCCCTGACCATCTTCACGATGCGTTTGTGGTATCTGCAGATCATTTCTGGAAATGAGCTGCGCGAGTTCTCGGAAAAAAACCGTATCAAACAAAATAAAATCACCGCTCCCCGCGGACTGATGCTGGATCGTGATGGAAAAGTACTGGTGGAAAACCTGCCGGGCTTTGAAGCCATCCTGTCCCCGCAGTACATTGAAAGCCTGGATGAGCTGGCAAAAACCGTTGGCCCGGTCTTGGGCATGGAACCGGACAAGGTTGTTCTGAAAGTTCAGAAAAGCCGCCGTCAAAACGGTCCGTTTGCACAGATCCGCCTGAAAGAAAACCTAAGCCGCGAAGAAGTCTTCCGCCTGAAACGCATGCGCCTGGACACTCCGGGGCTTGAGATCCGCGAATCCATCGTGCGCTTCTACCCGCTTCGTGAAAATGGCGCCCAGCTGTTTGGTTATGTGGGCGAGATTTCAAAACGTCAGTTGCCAGTTCTGAATGATCTGTACAAAGGTGCACTGAAATTTGATCAGGGTGACATCATCGGTAAATCGGGTCTGGAAGAAACTCTGGAAAGAGACATTCGTGGTTCCGACGGCGTCAGCTTCATCCAGGTCGATGCCCACGGGCGCGAAACTGTGACCCAGACACCAAACATTTACGGTGAGCAGATCAAGGACATGACACCTGTTCACGGTAACAACGCCATTTTGACGATTGACCGTGATATCCAGGAAGCGGCCTTTAAGTCCTTCATGAGCTTGAATCGTATCGGTGCGGTTGTGGCGATGCGAACCAACGGTGAAATTCTGGCGTGGGTCAGCACCCCGTCTTTTGATCCGAATGAGTTTTCTACCGGTATTTCTGCGCAAACCTGGTCAAAACTGATCAATGATCCGTTCAAACCTCTGCGCAACAAAGTCATCCAGGATCACAACGCCCCGGGTTCGACTTTCAAACCTTTGGTGGCAGTTCCGGCTTTGCAGGAAAAAGTGATCACCCCGACAACGATTGTGTCAGCTCCGGGTGTGTTCTACTTCGGCCGTCGTCCTTACCATGACCACTTAAAAGGCGGTCACGGTAACATCACGGTGTTTGAGGCTTTGGAAAGATCTTCCAACGTGTTCTTCTATAAGATGGGTATCGCGCTGGGTGTTGATAAGATGTTCGACTATATCAGTCTGCTGGGCATCGGTCAGAAAACCGGTATCGAGCTGGCGCGCGAAGTTTCCGGAACCATGCCGAACTCGGCGTGGAAAAAATCCACTGTCGGCGAAGAATGGCAGCCGGGGGAAAACCTTTCCACGGCGATTGGTCAGGGCTTCGTGAACGTGACTCCGCTTTCCATGGCGATTGCTTACAATGCCATCGGCACCGAAGGGAAAGTCGTAAAACCATTCCTGCTGAGAAAGATCATCGATCAGGACGGAAAAGTCCTGCGCGAAAACTTCCCGCAAGTGGTTCGTGATCTGCAACAGACGCAGCCGAACGGCGTGCACATTTCTGCAGAAACGTTCAAAACAGTCAAAGAAGGCATGCGACGCGTGGCCAATGGCGAGCGCGGGACTGCAAAACGCTACAAAGTTCCAGGCGTGCAAATGGCCGGCAAAACCGGCACCGCACAGGTCATGGGCTTCTCTGCGGATCAGATCTATGCGAAGTGCGAAAGCCGCCCGATTCACATGCGTCACCATGGTTGGTTCATTGCGTTTGCTCCGGCAGACAATCCTGAAATCACCATCGCCGCATTGGCTGAACACTCCTGCCACGGAAGCTCCGGGGCCGCACCGATTGTTCGCGACATTGTTGAAGCTTATTTCATGAAATATCACCCTGAAGTGATCGAAGCGGCGTTGAAAGCCACTGGTGGCAAACGCGCGCAAGCTCCGGCAGCCGCGCCGGAAATTGAAGGAGAATAA
- the rodA gene encoding rod shape-determining protein RodA, translating into MFTSLHVEERTLFKKLDINLIIVILALNVIGLINLWSATHGPTTQDVASLFISQIMWLIVGWTVFLVVTIVDYSIVTRIALIAYVLNLGAILYVTFFGKVALGAQRWIDLGFFRYQPSETMKLALIMLMAKILSTRSTHGSGMGLKELALPLIALLVPFGLVVEQPDLGTAMMLAAIGGSMLIFAKIRKTILATIIALGIIAIPIAWKFVLHDYQKNRVLTFLSPTSDPRGTGYNSIQSKIAVGSGRFFGKGFMKGTQSQLEFLPERHTDFIYSVLSEEHGFVGSIAVVGLFCFLFITGIRIASNARDKFGALLTVGVLCYIFWHMFVNIGMVIGLLPIVGVPLPLLSYGGSSMLTTMAGLGLVSSVAYRRYLF; encoded by the coding sequence GTGTTTACCTCTTTGCATGTTGAAGAAAGAACCCTCTTCAAGAAATTAGACATCAATCTGATCATTGTGATTCTGGCCCTGAATGTGATCGGCCTGATCAATCTTTGGAGTGCCACCCACGGCCCGACAACCCAGGACGTGGCGTCCCTGTTCATTTCCCAGATCATGTGGCTGATCGTGGGTTGGACGGTATTTTTGGTTGTCACCATTGTGGATTATTCCATCGTCACACGCATTGCTTTGATTGCGTATGTTCTGAATCTGGGCGCGATCCTGTATGTGACCTTCTTTGGTAAGGTTGCTTTGGGGGCGCAGCGCTGGATTGACCTGGGTTTCTTCCGTTACCAGCCATCTGAAACCATGAAGCTGGCCTTGATCATGCTGATGGCAAAGATCCTTTCCACACGCAGCACTCACGGTTCAGGCATGGGCTTGAAGGAACTGGCTCTGCCTTTGATTGCCCTGCTGGTGCCGTTTGGTCTGGTCGTTGAGCAACCGGACTTGGGAACGGCGATGATGCTGGCAGCGATCGGTGGATCCATGCTGATTTTTGCAAAGATCCGCAAGACCATTCTGGCGACGATCATTGCGTTGGGGATCATCGCGATTCCGATCGCGTGGAAATTCGTCTTGCATGACTATCAGAAAAACCGCGTTTTGACGTTCCTGTCCCCGACCAGTGACCCGCGTGGTACGGGTTACAACAGCATTCAGTCAAAAATTGCTGTGGGCTCCGGCCGCTTCTTCGGAAAAGGCTTCATGAAAGGCACCCAGTCCCAACTGGAGTTCCTGCCAGAACGCCACACGGACTTTATCTATTCCGTCCTCAGCGAAGAACACGGCTTTGTCGGCTCCATCGCCGTGGTGGGCCTGTTCTGCTTCCTGTTCATCACGGGAATCCGCATTGCCTCCAACGCCCGCGACAAATTCGGGGCTCTGTTAACGGTCGGAGTCCTCTGTTACATCTTCTGGCACATGTTTGTGAACATCGGAATGGTGATCGGACTCTTGCCAATCGTAGGGGTTCCTTTGCCGCTGCTGTCCTACGGTGGCTCCAGCATGCTGACCACCATGGCAGGCCTTGGTTTAGTGTCGAGCGTCGCTTACCGCAGATATCTGTTCTAG
- a CDS encoding lytic transglycosylase domain-containing protein: protein MKTKHLKIGIAFITASLTSVLFNNFSFTQWQRPEVPAMESVNEASRISHAKELLGGGYKGSDAQKIEGQKALNEAILNKVQTQLPAKFKSQARTIARTVISESAKYGMDPVFVLAVIKTESKFNPLVVGRHGEIGLMQIKPDTAEWIAKKFDLPFNGKKTLQSPSANIKIGMAYMNYLRAKFDKKAMKYVSAYNMGPTNVRRLLAKNVKPVEYNSRVMKNYSVLYSNITSKKPHTVAAL, encoded by the coding sequence ATGAAAACGAAACATCTCAAAATCGGAATCGCCTTTATCACCGCTTCGCTCACGTCGGTTCTGTTTAACAACTTCTCTTTCACCCAGTGGCAGCGCCCTGAGGTGCCAGCGATGGAAAGCGTGAACGAAGCTTCACGCATTTCTCACGCGAAAGAGCTGCTGGGTGGCGGCTATAAAGGCAGTGACGCCCAGAAAATCGAAGGCCAGAAGGCTTTGAATGAGGCTATTTTGAACAAGGTTCAAACTCAATTACCGGCGAAATTCAAATCCCAGGCGCGCACTATTGCCCGCACCGTGATTTCTGAAAGCGCCAAATACGGCATGGATCCGGTGTTTGTTCTTGCGGTGATCAAGACAGAATCCAAATTCAATCCATTGGTTGTAGGCCGTCATGGCGAAATCGGTCTGATGCAAATCAAACCGGACACCGCTGAATGGATCGCAAAAAAGTTTGATCTGCCTTTCAACGGCAAAAAAACTTTGCAAAGCCCTTCTGCAAACATCAAGATCGGCATGGCTTACATGAACTATCTGCGCGCGAAGTTTGACAAGAAGGCGATGAAGTACGTCAGCGCTTACAACATGGGTCCGACAAACGTGCGCCGTCTGCTGGCAAAAAACGTGAAGCCCGTGGAATACAACTCCCGCGTGATGAAGAACTACAGTGTTCTATATTCAAATATCACCAGCAAAAAACCACACACTGTGGCTGCCCTATAA
- a CDS encoding iron-containing redox enzyme family protein — protein MPNNKNVNDELMTLLNSSKKQIEAFPWEDKNAYSAWVSQTFYFARHTTRLLAMAGARTPFGAPEFHNRFLAHCAEEKGHDKLLVNDLKTLGSKMDEWPEMPGTCALYQTQYYYIEHHSPMAFFGYILGLEALAAHFGDYMNKRIEKAWGPKAAHFIRVHAEEDVGHTEEALTKIASLSPEDQVVVMQNLRQTLSYYDQMLNECREISRARARNAA, from the coding sequence ATGCCGAATAATAAGAACGTGAACGATGAACTGATGACGCTTCTGAACTCCTCGAAAAAGCAAATTGAGGCCTTCCCGTGGGAGGATAAAAACGCCTATTCCGCCTGGGTGTCACAGACTTTCTATTTCGCCCGCCACACCACGCGCCTGCTGGCCATGGCCGGTGCACGCACGCCGTTTGGTGCGCCCGAGTTCCACAACCGCTTCTTGGCCCATTGTGCGGAAGAAAAAGGCCACGACAAATTGCTGGTGAATGACCTGAAAACCCTGGGCAGCAAAATGGACGAGTGGCCGGAAATGCCGGGCACCTGCGCGCTTTACCAGACACAGTACTATTACATTGAACACCATTCACCGATGGCCTTCTTTGGATACATTCTGGGGTTGGAGGCACTGGCGGCGCACTTTGGTGATTACATGAATAAACGCATTGAAAAAGCCTGGGGTCCCAAAGCAGCGCACTTTATCCGCGTGCATGCGGAAGAGGACGTGGGGCACACCGAAGAGGCGTTGACTAAGATCGCCAGTCTTTCCCCGGAAGATCAGGTGGTGGTGATGCAGAACCTGAGGCAGACACTGAGCTATTACGATCAGATGCTCAATGAATGCCGCGAAATATCCCGCGCGCGAGCGCGTAACGCCGCTTAA
- the trxA gene encoding thioredoxin translates to MGTFTKAVTDTSFDAEVLNSSTPVLVDFWAEWCGPCRALAPKLEEVAQELGAKVKIVKVNVDENPSVPGKYGIRGIPAMLLFKGGSEVGQLVGNHPKDAILEFLNKNV, encoded by the coding sequence ATGGGCACATTTACTAAAGCAGTTACAGACACGTCTTTCGATGCAGAAGTTCTAAACTCTTCGACTCCAGTACTGGTAGATTTCTGGGCCGAGTGGTGTGGACCTTGCCGTGCTTTGGCTCCTAAGCTTGAAGAAGTTGCACAGGAGTTGGGTGCGAAAGTAAAAATCGTAAAAGTGAACGTGGACGAGAATCCAAGCGTTCCTGGCAAATACGGCATCCGCGGTATTCCTGCGATGTTGTTGTTCAAAGGCGGCAGCGAAGTGGGCCAACTTGTTGGTAACCACCCGAAAGACGCTATTCTGGAATTCCTGAACAAGAACGTTTAA